The stretch of DNA AACAATAACTCCAAATCTCTTGAATCGTGGATATGGGACGCTGCGTGCGCAATTAGAGGAGCGCAGGATGCCCCGAAGTACAAAGATTTTATTTTGCCGTTAATCTTTGTCAAGCGCTTATGTGATGTTTTCGATGATGAAGTTAGCAGAATAGCCGACAACGTTGGTACGAAAGAAAAAGCACTCAAGCTAATATCAAAAGATCGAAAGCTTACGAGGTTTTACATCCCACTTCGACCCGAGAATCTAGATGATTCTACTTGGTCAGTTATACGAAAACTATCTACAAAAATAGGCGAGCAGCTTACCGAGTTAATCCGTTCTATAGCTCGTGAAAATCCAAGATTGCAAGGAATAAT from Ignavibacteria bacterium encodes:
- a CDS encoding SAM-dependent DNA methyltransferase translates to MTNNNSKSLESWIWDAACAIRGAQDAPKYKDFILPLIFVKRLCDVFDDEVSRIADNVGTKEKALKLISKDRKLTRFYIPLRPENLDDSTWSVIRKLSTKIGEQLTELIRSIARENPRLQGI